A window of Etheostoma spectabile isolate EspeVRDwgs_2016 chromosome 24, UIUC_Espe_1.0, whole genome shotgun sequence genomic DNA:
CAGCTCCTTCAGACTCTGGTATAGAACCTTTACAACACAGTTCAGCACAGTCGGATATCATAAGTGAACTTCCAGCATAAAAATGTAAGTGTTAAAGCTACATGAACTATGCAGCTAAAGAGCAATAAGAACATTTGATGAGGTAGTTCTTACCGGGTTGGCATCAGCCAAGTCCCTGAAAGTTCCTTTCTTGCCCATCAACTTCCTGTACACCACCATAGGAAAGTGGACATCCAAAATACAATTGTTATAGATGGCCAGACCAAGAACGATGCCAATCAGAGTGTACTGGCCCTCATTTTCGAGTGATGACGAGTTGAACCAAAACAGTTTGGTGCGCTCATCGTATGTGAACATGCCTGCAGGAGGAgaacatgaaaaaaagtgttaattagGGCTGTCAATCGCACATTTCGTATctgttttaaatgcaattttaaaagGGATAATTGCAGAATCACTATAGCCTACAAGGTAATTATTTGCAACAGCAGCCTTATGTAGATGATGCCCTATTTAACATCCTGTTTAAACCCAGGCCTTTGGCATCTAAAAGTACAGTATCTATTTAATAGTATTATTCTTAGTATATTATAGTAATATTTCATAACatcattataattatatatagtatattaaccataattttttaacactaatattttatatatgacATACAATAGTGCTGATGAAGATATACCAATATTCAATTTAGGGCTACAACAAACCAATATTTTCATAGTCAATTAATCTCTTGAATATTTTCTCGATGACCTGATTGTTtggtcaataaaatgtcagaaaatggtgaaaaatgtggatctgTGTTACCCAAAGCCCAGGACGACTTCCTCAAATATCTgaccacaactcaaagatatacAGTTTAccgtcacagaggagtgaaaaaactagaagatatttacatttaagaagTTTAAGAATTTTTACTTTTGGcttgaaaaatgactcaaaccgactaatcgattatcaaaatagttgccaattaatttaaaagttgacaactaatcgattaatctttgcagctctaattcaATTACTTACTATTATCCCTCAGGTCTAtttttgttcaatttgtttgtttatctatttctattattattattattattatcattatcattgtCTCTGCCACAATTGTTTTATCACTCTAAGGTTCAGTAAACATGTATGCCTTGCTTCTCATCCGAACATACATTCACTCATACACACTTTCCCTACACATTGTTTGTCATGTCAACATAACTGCTGTATATTTTGTCTGTAATTCTATCTTTATGTCCATGAATgttaatgatgatgatgcacaAGGTGATGTGTGGTGAACGTCTGGCGTCGTAAGGCTGCAGTGCATCACTAGGGTGGGTGCTAAACATTGGTGGTGGTGGAGAGTAGTTTCCACAAAACGTTTTCACATATATGCTACTTGTTGTGCATTTTCTTACCAATATCTGGGTTAAAGATCTCCTCCACCACCAGCTGGAAGAACTCTTTGGAAACGCCACCTTCATCAACACCTTGCTCTCCTTCGAACTCCACATACAGCTGCTTCTTCAAGTCTGCAGGATTCTCCATTGCTATCATTTCAAGCTACAGACACACAAGGGAAACAGATCAGGGCAATGTGTTTGGTACTAAACCGAATGTATTAGAAAGGGGCCTTAATATTAATTGGATATATTGAACTGGCACACTCATACCCTGACCAGAGCGTCGTCAATGATGTGGTCTCGCCGCACTTTGAGCCTCAGGTAGGGATTGAGCTGCTGACCTTGCACCAAACTGTAGAGCACAGTTATACGCCGCTCACTGTACATGCGGATGCGGTTGTCATAGTAAAGGCCCAGGTTCTTGGTGACGGCATTCAGGATGAAGGGGCAGGTCATAAAGGAGAacttgttttcagtttcaacctTAAAGAAAGTATAGTCCTTGTCCATCTCCAGCACCTCATTTAGAGGCTCATTGACAAACTCCTCAAAGGCAACGAGTGGCCGTCTGCAATCGTTGGTGCGGATCCCTAACTCCGTCTCCACCGGGTCCACCCGAGGGCCCTTCTTGTTCCGTCGTTCCTCACCCAGCAGCTCTTGCAGGGTAAGTTCACTAGACTCTGGGATGGGCTCCTCGTCCTCATCCTCGTTGTGCTCTACATCCAGGTCGCCGCCCAGCACGTTTGCATAGTAGACGATCTTCAAGCACTTGGTGGCTGCCACTACTGCGTCATCATCGTTGACCAGGTTGCGGCTGTTGAACTCGTTACTGATCACCTTGTAGGTAATGAGCTGCTGGAAGGTCTCTACCATGCGCCGAATCTGTCCTGCGCTGTAGTGTGACCACAAGCTTGCCAGCTTGGCCTGGGCTGCCAGTGGGAGTTTGCTCATGGCCTTGCAGAACTGCGGGAGGGCGATCTCCAAGTACTCTGGGCTGTGGAGGTTGCTGTTTTCCATCACTATAACAAACAGGTTCAGGTAGTTTGGGTCTCGTGAGTACACATTGTGGTACGTCAGATCACACTCTACATTGGGTGAGAGGTAGACCAGCGCGTTCAGGAAGGCGGCTTCAATCTTCTCATTGGAGAGCAGCCGCTCGTAGACCCGCCTCACTGCTTCAATGTCCACCGACACCTCATCAGGGGCCAGCTTTTGGACATCATTTTCCCCTGAGGAGCCCTCTCCGAGCCttgatgatgaagaggaggcagGGGAGTCCTCCTCCATAGCTGTAGCAGAACAGGCGGCGGCCTCCTTCTCATCCTCATCCTTGTCCTCATCCTTCCCTTGGAGGGACTTGAGCTCCTCCTTAGTGTGAGGTTTGGACCTCCGGAAGCTCTGCACCAGGCCCTCAGCACTGGAGAACACCCTACCTATTACCCTGATCAGGGGCGAGTAATCTTCTTTCTCTCCACAGATGTCCAAGATCTCATACACTTTCTCCTCTGTCAGGTAATTTACATCTATAAACAGAATCAAACATCACATGGTTAAAATTGTAGGAGAACAAAactaacattaaaaacaaaattaacagATTTCATTTACTGCATGACTGTATCAGCATATTCTGCTCTATTTTCTTCATCAACGCTGTGTAATTCCTAAATGTCTGGCATCAATTTACCTTTGAAATTGTCCCGTACAGAGTGGACATCTTTGTGGTTCAACTTCCTGTTGCCGCAGGCTGAGTTGCTGTGAGCGCTGCTCTCTAGGTAGGTCGAGGCAGTGCCTTTCTTTGAGGGGTGGGGGTCACATAGCTTAGCGTTGACCTTGTAGAGCTCCAAGGCTTTGACCGCCGCTGCGTTGTTATCCATGCGGTTGAAACCGACTGATGAGGCACACCAGGAGTTGGAGCACGACTCATTCCCACAGCCCTCAGTTAACTGGTGGTAATAGCGCTCTATTAGATGTTTGGCAGCTGCTCGCTTCCTGCATTCAGAAGTAACGCACAAAAAGGTTATGAGTACTGGGTTAATCcactttttaaaatcattaaTAGCCGTTGGTACATTATGGGATGGACTGGTATAAAGAATGATTCCCATGTTTAAACTTAAGAACCATTAAGTTTTCATCTGACAACTCAAAACAGTTGTGACTGCAGTTTTGGTTGTGTGGCTAAAATACAGAGTATTACAGAGACAGCGGGTGCAGCTAATCCTGTTTCTAAGGCAATAGCTTCACTTAATTGAGCTGATCAAATAGATCATATACCTTGTGTATACAGTTCACAAGAGAGGACAACAGCaaagatttttcttttacttgaAATGCAGGCTTAAATTCAAAGTTCTAGGACTAATAGTATTTATATTAaagctttttgttttccataCAAGTTGTGCAGCACAGTGTTGCAGCTAGTAAAGATGAAAGTAATTTGAATTACTTTGTACTGTTGGGTATCTTAATAGTACCATAATAGATCATCTTTTATccagtttactttttttaattcataatcTAATGGAAAGTGActaatgtcaaatatttgtagTGGAGTATTGGCTTCCAAAATGTATTGAAGTAGCATAACATGGAAATATTCTAGTAAAGTATCTCAAAATTGTACATAAGTACAGTAGTTTAGAAATGTGTgctgttgcttttttatttgataGATGTAGGGGTAGGCTTTAGGACACAATTTAAACATTATAAGGTTTGGAGTCTTGACCTTTGCTGTAATATTAATCAAATACCCCTGTAACTGTGACTGAGAGCTTGATGCATGTGTCAATGTTGGAGTAACATAAATCCAATATTGATATATCAGGTGGTATGAATTTATTAACATAAACACAAAGTTTCCCCCAAACATTTTTGGTTTGGCTTTCTTAAATTTGAACATAAAAGTACATTATTGAACTTATCAGTAGTGATTTGAGAAAACAATTTAAACTCAAAGGCTACTTAATGCACAAGCTGTGTACCGTTTTCTACCATATCTATCAATCAGTCTTCTTCATTGCTGATGAACAccattggttttgttttataaactGGACTGTGCACCGTCATAATTTAATTCAGATGATCTTCAAACtgcttaaaataaacaatgctcAGTGCTACTTAATGTATACCACTGCAACAGGACCAACTTGGAAGAATATCTTAGCAAAGACCTCTTCGATTTGAACATGCTAGTGTCACTCACTTTGTTTCAAAGTTCTATTACTATGGTTCACGATGTACATATATGGttgtaacaaaaaagaaaagaaaacaagaagtgAGAACAGTCTAAAACAATAGTGGTCTGAGCTGCTGGTGTGGATGGGCAGAGTTAAGTAAGCTCACAGACACACGTAGCTATATACTAGAGTAGCATACAATGAATTTCACTTACATTCGGCTTGCTTCTGGGTTTTCTATTTCAGGCTCCTCGTATTCTCTAATTAAAGAACAGACAATAACGATCAGCACTACAACAGAGGTCACGCTGCGTTGCATTGAcgtgaaaaattaaaacaaatactgtTGCCTCTCTGTTGGTTGCATTAGGGACTCCGGGGCAATATTAGAACacatcttcatttacaaattgcgtGTGCCTTAGTTACGATGAGAAAATTACATTAGAGTCGGTGTCTTGTAGAACCAGGTTAGCCTTACAGTGATTAGGGCCACAGTCAGTGTATTTTGCTAAATGTGTAGCCATGGTTAAGAACCATAATCAATGttattgattatcaaaattagCGTTTAACAAAATCATACATTGCAATCATAGAGGGGCAATAGGGCTAACTTAAACAAGTAGTAGAAATGGCATGGACCTGAAGATCATAACGCTGCCTTAGCAAGCTAATATAGCATGAAAAGGCTAGCCCTCCGGCCTTATTTCAACTATTATTCATGCAGATATAAAAATGTCCAAAGTAGTAACAATTTTCACTTTCAATCAACTAATGTTTGCCATGAACTTTGCCTTATTGTATTGATAAAACAGAGCTCCACAGAGCTACAACATCTAGCTAGCTATCAGTTCAAGTGCTTCTCCTAGCATCTCCAGCATCCCCGACTCTTTCCTGTTGGCGTCCCCACCTATATGGTCCTTCTGCGGGGCTAGTCTCGGCCTGTGGTGGCGC
This region includes:
- the LOC116673682 gene encoding ubiquitin-protein ligase E3A, yielding MNSDEKEDCECAPPQAETSPAEGPYREYEEPEIENPEASRMKRAAAKHLIERYYHQLTEGCGNESCSNSWCASSVGFNRMDNNAAAVKALELYKVNAKLCDPHPSKKGTASTYLESSAHSNSACGNRKLNHKDVHSVRDNFKDVNYLTEEKVYEILDICGEKEDYSPLIRVIGRVFSSAEGLVQSFRRSKPHTKEELKSLQGKDEDKDEDEKEAAACSATAMEEDSPASSSSSRLGEGSSGENDVQKLAPDEVSVDIEAVRRVYERLLSNEKIEAAFLNALVYLSPNVECDLTYHNVYSRDPNYLNLFVIVMENSNLHSPEYLEIALPQFCKAMSKLPLAAQAKLASLWSHYSAGQIRRMVETFQQLITYKVISNEFNSRNLVNDDDAVVAATKCLKIVYYANVLGGDLDVEHNEDEDEEPIPESSELTLQELLGEERRNKKGPRVDPVETELGIRTNDCRRPLVAFEEFVNEPLNEVLEMDKDYTFFKVETENKFSFMTCPFILNAVTKNLGLYYDNRIRMYSERRITVLYSLVQGQQLNPYLRLKVRRDHIIDDALVRLEMIAMENPADLKKQLYVEFEGEQGVDEGGVSKEFFQLVVEEIFNPDIGMFTYDERTKLFWFNSSSLENEGQYTLIGIVLGLAIYNNCILDVHFPMVVYRKLMGKKGTFRDLADANPVLYQSLKELLEYEGSVEEDMMITFQISQTDLFGNPLMYDLRENGDKIPVTNENRKEFVAQYAEYMLNKSVEKQFKAFRRGFHMVTNESPLKYLFRPEEIELLICGSRNLDFLALEETTEYDGGYNRDSRIIKEFWETLHSFGEEQKRFFLQFTTGTDRAPVGGLGKLKMIIAKNGPDTDRLPTSHTCFNVLLLPEYSSKEKLKERLLKAITYAKGFGML